A stretch of DNA from Acidobacteriota bacterium:
CGCAAACGCTGGAACAACAGATTGACGGCTTGCGCGAGATGCAGGAGCTTTCGTGGCTGCTTTACAACCTGCCGAAAGTCACCCTCGCCGCCGTCAACGGCCACGCAATGGGCGCGGGCTTGGGCGTTTGTCTGGCCTGCGATCTGCGCATCGCTTCGGAAAACGCTAAGTTCGGCACCGCGTATGCGAAGGTCGGTTTCGGCGGCGATTTCGGCACGACGTGGTTGCTGGCGCGTTATGCCGGCGCGCCCAAAGCCAAAGAGCTGTTCTTCCTCGGCGACATCATTGATGCAACGGAAGCGCACCGCATCGGCCTCATCAATCGCGTCTTGCCGCACGACAGTTTGCTGAGCGAGGTCCAAGCCATCGCCACGCGTATCGCCCACGGCCCGTTGACCAGCTATCGCTATATGAAAGCCAACGTCAATCTGGCAATGACGACCGACTTCCGCACGCTGCTGGATCGTGAAGCCGAAACGCACCTACGCTGTGGGCAGACCGAAGACCACAAGGAAGGCGTGCGCGCCTTTCTCGAAAAACGTCCGCCGAATTTTTCAGGCCGCTAAACCGGGACGGTACCGCGCGCGTCAGCAAGCGGCGCGTCACTGCTGGCGGATTGGCGTAAGAGTAGAGCCTCCGCTTACTGACGCGCGCGGTACCGTCCCGATCTCAGGAGCAAATCATGGAATTCCGCGAGATCATTTACGCCAAAGACCAGCACGTCGCCACCATCACACTCAATCGTCCGGCCAAGCTGAACGCCTATTCCGAAGTGATGGTGCACGAGCTGTTGGCCGCGCTGGCCGATGCGCGCGATGACGACGCGGTGCGCGCCGTGATTCTGACCGGCGCGGGGCGAGGCTTTTGTTCGGGCGGCGACATCTCGACCGACTTTCAATATCCGGCGCGCTATCGCGGCCATAAGATGGAAGCCATGCTCGAAATGCGTGAGAACATGCACGTGCTGGTCAAATTCCTGCGCCGCTTCGACAAGCCTACGATAGCCGCCGTCAATGGCGCGGCGGTCGCGGGCGGGCTGACGTTGGCGTTGTGTTGTGACTTTCGCATTGCTGCCGAGAGCGCGAAGCTGGGCGATACGAGTTTGAAGTTCGCCCTGATTCCCGATGAAGGCGGCGCGTATCTGTTCCCCAAATTCATGGGTTTGGAAAAGGCGCTCAAGATGTCGCTCTTTTCCGAAGTCTACCCGGCGCGGCAGGCCAAGGAACTCGGCTTGGTGACGGAAGTCGTGCCGGATGCGGAGTTGATGGCGACCGCACGGGCGTGGGCGGAACGCCTCGCTGCCGGGCCGCCGATTGCTATCCGCATGACCAAACGCATGATGTATAAGCAGCAGACGATGGATTTGGAGAACGCGCTCGAAGACGCCGCGCTCAGCGTGATGGTGACGAACTATTGCGAAGACGTGAAGGAAGGCACGGCGGCTTTTCACGAGAAGCGGCAGCCGCAATTCAAGGGCAAGTAACGCTGAAAATTTCAAGAAGCAGAGTTTCCGAATTGAACCCGCGAAGCGGGTGGCCGGAATATAGCCCAGGGTGAAGGCGCAGCCGGAACCCTGGGAATAGATGCCAATCGTCAACAAGCCCGTGAAACGGGCGACAGACAATGATCCGTCGCCCGTTTCACGGGCTTGTCATTTACGCGCTCGACACTGACGCCCTGGGCTTTATGCTGCCACCCGCATTCGCGGGCTGGTAAGCGTCTACCGCATAAACCTGCGCCGGACAGCCAGCGCCAAGAGGGCGGCTTGGGCCGGGCCGAGGACGGTTTCCAGGGAGACCAGGAAGCTGCTCCATAAGCCCTTCGGCTTTGGTTCGGGCTTTTGCAGGATGCTGACGTTGAACGAGTACAGCGCGGCTTCGCGCCAGCCCAGCCGTTTGGGCGGGAGGTCGGGCGCGGTGGGTGGCGCAGTGTTGGCAACGACGGTTGCCGGTGGCGCGGCGGTTGGGGCTGTGGGCACAAATTCGCTGCGCTTGTAACCGAGCGTTAAGAGGGCGAGCAGCGCCACGAAGACGAGAAAGGCGCGGCCTACGCTTTCCCCATAGCCGCTCGCCAGCCAATACCACCAATCCAGCCGCCAGGGCACGAAGCCGTGAAACTTCTCAATCCGGCGCGCTTCAAAGGCGTTGTAGCGAAAGCGGGAAGCCTCGTGATACCGATGGTTCGCTTCGGCATTGTCGGCAAGCTGTCGGTAGGTGATTGCCAACAGGCGATGTGGCGCGCTGACTTTGGCTTCACTTGCGCTCTTTAATTCTTCCTTCAGCCGGAAATTCCACTCAACGTCAACAAACTCAAACTTGCGGGAATCAACATTGATAAACCAATTCGGACGTAGAATCAGCGTATGAAACGAAACCCGCTCAGGCTTTTCGAACTTCGCAAATTGGAGGTCAAGGTACGCCTTCTCTCCCAAGGCTTTCCTCTCTTTTGAGCCAGCGAAATGGGCATAGTCTTTGAAGCTTGCGCCGTAGAAGTCAGCCTCCGCACTGAAGCTTGCGCCCATGAAGTAAGCATCCGCACTGAAGTTTGCGCCGCTGAAGCGGGCCTTCGCACTGAAGCTTGCGCCCTCGAAGTTGGCCTCCGCACTGAAGCTCGCGCGGCTGAAGTAAGCCTCCGCACTAAAGCTTGCGCCCATGAAGTAAGCCTCCGCGCTGAAGCTTGCTTTGCTGAAGGTGGCCTCCGTATCCGCACTGAAGCTTGCGCCGCTGAAGGTGGCCTCAGCACTGAAGCTTGCGTCGCTGAAGCTGGCATCCGCACTGAAGCTTGCGCCGCTGAAGCTGGCCTCAGCACTGAAGCTTGCGCCGCTGAAGCTGGCCTCAGCACTGAAGCTTGCTTCGATGAAGTAGGCCACCGCACTGAAGCTTGCGTCGCTGAAGTCGGCCTCAGCACTGAAGCTTGCGTCGCTGAAGTCGGCCTTAGCACTGAAGCTTGCTTTGTGGAAGTCAGCCTTTTCAGGGAACCACACACCATAAAAGTTGTAATCCTGTTCAGCCAATTTTTTGCTGATGGCAACACGGAAACCCTCAAGTTTATCTGTGCCAGGGTAATGCAGCACACAGTAGTTTTTGCCCTCGTGTTGCTTAAAGAAAGGCTGGTTTGTACAGGCAGATCGGTCCACCCATTCGCAGCCACAGGTGAAATCGTCACTGGCATTCAGCGTCTCAGGCGTGGCTGTGCCGGGATAATGCCGTAGACAGTAATGCTGCCCTGCGGCGTTCCTGAAGTAGCGCCCCGGCTGGCACTCCGCCCGCAAGTGTTCCGCACAGGCACAGATCGAATTGTTCTCGTCGGATGTCATAACAGCGTTTCAAAGTAAGGCAGAAGGAAGCCTTAAAGCTTCATATCTCTCAAGCTCTCCAACACAGTCAACGGGCCATCAAGCAGTTGGGTGCTGGATTCTTACCACAGGCTTGCAGCGGCGGACAATCCGTCTCTGTTCCAAGCGTTCATTCATTGCACGTCAGCAGGCCGCAATTCCGCCATCGCATTCGCCCGCGCCGGAAAAATGCGATCCCGCCAATGCAACAGCGGTTGTTCGATCAGCTTGCCCAGCGCCGCGCCGTACAAACAACTCAGCACGACGTAAACCGCCATCACGATGGCCCAGCGCGCCGTCACCGGCAGCCAGGGTTGCAGCGCTTCGTAAAACCATTTGTCGAAGCGGTAGCGGAACGGGTTCAAATGCCAGAGGTAGATGCTGTAACTGTGCAAGCCGACCCAGGCGATCAGGCGGGAGAGGCGGCTCGCCAGAAACTTGCCCAACAACCCTTCGCCCAGCGGCGTGAAGACGGTGGCCATCAGCAGCGCCGCGTAGCCCAAGCCCAACACAGTAAAGCCGGGCATGTAGAAAAACTCGCCGCCTTTTTCGGGCACGACGATGCCCGCCAGCACGAACAGCGCGCCGCCCAGCAGCAGCCAGCGCCGGTGTTGCAAGATGGATTTCAGCACTTCCGGGTGCAAGTGATTCAGATAGCCCAGCAGCACGCCGAAAAAGATGCCGTCGGTGCGCAGGTGCGTCGAGAAAAACAGGAACGTCCAGTTCAAGCCGAGCTGCTCTTTCATCTGCTGCGACACAATGCGCAGCGCCAGCCCCAGCGTCAGCATGCCAAAGGCGATCAGCGGAATGGCCGGAAAATGTTTGCCTTGGGCGGGCTGCAAGCATGGCGCAAACGTCAGGAAGGCCGTGATGATCGTCAGTTGCACGCCGAGGAAGAGCAGGAAGCGCGGGTTCAGATACGAGCGCAGATACTCTTGCATCTCCAACGGCGCGGCACCGAGCGTCAGCCAATGCAGCAGGAAATATGTCAGCGTCAGCAGCGCCGCATAGCCCGCGATCAGCAGCACGAAGACGCGCAGCGCCTTACGCCAATCAGGCTGCGGATTCGACGCGAGCGCGACGATGAAGGGTAGCGCCAGATAGAAATGCTCTTCGACGGCGAGGCTCCAGGTGTGCACGGCGGGCGTGAGCACGTAACTTTGCAGGTGCACAAAATTCGGCAGCATCAGCGCGAAGACCTGGCGCGGCGTGCCGTGCGTGCCTTCCCAAATGTAGGCCAGCAGCACAAAGACTACGTAAACGAAATAGGCCGGCCAGATTTTCAAGCCGCGCCGGATGAGGAAACGCACGGTGTCTATACGCCCGCTCTGCTTCCATTCTTTGAAGAGCAGGCCGCCAATCAGAAAACCGCTGAGCACAAAAAACAAATCAATCGCCGTCAGCCCGAACAAGCCCCACACGTGCGCGAAGCCTTCGAGCTTGCCTGCGAATTGCGGATACCACGTCGGATGGCGGCCCAGCACCATCAGGATGGCGAAGCCGCGAATGAAGTCGAGTTGCAGCGAACGGGATTGGTCGGCGTAGCGCCGCGTGGTGGATGCTTGCATCGTGGTGGGCAGTATAGGTCTTGCTGAATTTTTGCGGCAAGTGCGTTACTCTGGGTACGCACCGCTTCCAGCGTGCGGGCGTGGCGTCAGATAGAAAAATGCCGGAGGGGTTTCCTTCCAGCATCAGCCGGTCTGACATCACGCCGCAGGCAAGGATGCCTGCGCACCCAGGGTCATGCGTCTTTCATCCAAAGCAATAACAATCCTGCTGCTCACGCTGTTGCCGTTTATCTATTTCTATCCGGCGGTGCTGGGCGACGTCACGTTGCTGCCGGGCGATGGCTGGTTGCAAAACCTGGGCGTGCGCATCTTCATCGGCGAGCGGTTGCGGCACGGCGAACTGGCGTTGTGGAACCCGTACATCTTCGCCGGGATGCCGCTGCTGGCGAGCGTGTATCCGGGCGCGCTCTATCCGCCGAACTGGTTGTTCGCGGTCTTTGCGCCACGGCTGGCGGCGAATCTGGTGGTTATCACGACCTTTCACATTGCGCTCATCGGCACGTACCTGTTTGCGCGCAAGAGCGGCAGCAATCGCGTGGGCGCGCTGTTGGCGGGCGTGGCGTTCAGCTTCGGCGGGTTCATGGTGAATCACATCAGCCAGACTTCGCGTATCGCGGCGGCGGTGTGGTTGCCGTGGGTGTTGCTGGCGCTGGCGGGTTGTGTCGAAGCAGCGATGGTTGGATCAAGATGGCGTGCTTGGCGTTGGGTGGCGTTGGGCGCGCTGTTTATCGCGTTGCAGTTCTTTGCGGGCGAACCGCAGATGTTGATTTTCACGGCGTTGGTGTGCGGGTTTTATTGCCTGTTTGCGTTGGGGCAATTCAGCGATTGGCGGCAACGCGGATATTTTCTGGTTGCGTGCGTCGCGTTAGTCACCGTCGGCGTGTTGTTTGCGCAAATGCAGTTGCAGCCGTCGCTGGAATTGCTGGCGCAAAGCGAACGCAACGATCCGGGCGCCTTATTTTTTGCGGGCTATTCCTATCCGCCCTGGCAACTGCCCGCGCTGATCTTTCCGTACTTTTTCGGCGGCGCTTTCTTTGGCCCGTATCACACCGAATACTGGGGCCGCGACATTGCGGGGATTATGTGCGGCTACGTCGGCTTGCTGACGTGGTTGCTGGCCTGCGTGGCTGTCGGCAAAGGACGGCGTGATAGGCGCGTGTGGTTGTGGGTGACGGTGGCGGTCGTCGCGGTCGTGCTTTCGTTCGGCGGCTATCTGCCGTTCGGGTTGAATGAATTGCTTTATCGCGTGCCGGGCTACAAGACGTTTCGCGGGTTGTACCGGCATCAGTACGAATTGACGTTCGCGCTGGCGCTGCTGGCGGCGTTGGGCGTGACGAAGCTGGGCGAATTGAATGATACCCCGCGCCGCCAGGCCGCACGGTTTGGCATCATTGCGTTGGGCGTCGTCGTGTCGGTCGTAGCGGTGTTGTTCCGCTTCTTTCCGAACAAACTGGCCTCGTTGCCGTTGCCCGCGAATGCCAGCTCATTGATGAATCCCGAAGCATTCGTGCCGCTGGTTAGCTTTGTACTCAGTGCGCTGGCTGTTTGGTTTTATGTGATCCCTCAGTCCGTAATCTCCAATCTCAAATCTGCAACTCTGTTGATTGTGTTGCTATTGGATGTCACCGCTTACGGCCATTTCTTTCACTGGAAGACCGGCAAGTTTGACGTTGCGCAGCGGCTGGCCGATCCGCCCGCCGTGCAGGCGATCAAAGCGCGTGAAGCTGATCTGAACAGCTTTCGCCTCGCGCATTTGATGCTGTTGCCGTATGACTACACGGCGAATTGGCCGGCGGATGACAATTTTGATCGCCTTGATTACCCGAATACTTCGATGGCGCGCGGGCTGCAAAGCGTGGCGGGCTATGACATTTTGCGCCCAATTCGCATCGGCGAAATGACGGGCACGGCCAATTCCGCCATCGCGGGTTTTTTGCAGGAAAGCGGCAGCTTTGCCGTGGCGGATCGCGACTTTGATCTGCTCAACGTGAAATACCTACTGGTTGGGCAGGGAGGTGCAAAAGGCAAAGAGACCGGGACAACGTTTGACGGCATGCACTTCGCGCAATCGCCCTGGAATCTGGATTTCAAACCGGGATTGACGCTGACGACAGACGCGAGCGGCGTGGCGGCGACTGAATTGGCGGTAGTTTCGACGCTGACAAATTCAACGAGCTTGCCCGACGGCGCGCCGGTCGTGAAGTTGAAACTGTTCGCGCGCGATGGCCGCGTGATCGAACGCGAATTGCAGGCTGGGCGCGATTCCTCTGAATGGGCATATGACCGGGCCGATGTGCGCGCCAACATCCGGCATCAACGCGCGCGCATTTTTGCCAGCACTGCGGCGGGTGAGTTCGAGTCGCATCAATACTTCACGCGGTTGCCGTTCGAGCGCGCCGAGATCGAACGCATCGAATGGATGCAGGTGTGCACTGACGCTTCAATCGTGCTGTTGAATGTGGCGTTGCACGAGGCGGCGACGGGGCGTTCGACGCCGGTCGCGCCGTACTATTTGCCGCCCGAACGCTGGCGCAAGCTGGGACAGTTTGAGCAGGTCGCGCTTTACGAAAACCTGCGCCAGTTGCCGCGCGCGTGGTTTGTGAGCGAGGCGCGCGCCTTGCCGAAAGCGCAGGTGCTGGCGACGATTCGCAACAGCAAGCTGCCTGATGGCGCGCCGTTCGACCCGGCGCACACAGCGTTGTTTGATCTGGAAGATTTCGGCAGCGGGGAAGTACGCTTGCCGCCAGTGACCGCTGCGGCCAATGCCCGTGTGGAAGTGACGCGCTACGAACCGCAGCGCATTTCATTGACGACTCACAACGAGCAGCCAGGTTTGCTGATGCTGAGCGAAATGTACGATCTCGGTTGGTACGCATACATTGACGGACAGAAAACGCCGGTGCAGCGGGTTGATTACAACCTGCGCGGCGTTGCGGTTCCGGCAGGTGCGCAGCGGGTCGAATTCGTTTATCAAGCCCCGGCGTTTCGCAAAGGCTTGGGTTATGCAGCGGCAGGTGTGTTGCTGTTGTTGCTTGGTGGTTTGTTTTGTTGGCGGCAGACAAGCGGGCAATTGAAGAGCAGCCTTGCCGCAGATGAACGCTGAGATACGCCGATCAGTGCTGCTGTTCAATGATGTAGGACATACGCAGAAGCATTGTCACAGAGGCACGGAGTCACAGAGTTAGATCGGGTTGCAATTGCGTGTACGGGGTGGGACAGCAGGACGGTACCGCGCGCGTCAGCAAGCGGCGCTCGCCCTGTGCACGCAGAGGTCTCACGCGGCAACACCGCTTGCTGACGCGCGCGGTACTGTCCCGGCGCATGAAGTTTCCCGTACATGCGAGTGCAAACTGATCTGAGACTTAAACTCCCAGCAAACCTTCTCTCTGGCTCTATGTCTCGGTGCCTCTGTGGCAAAGTTTCCGGCTTTGCGTAAGCCCTCTGATGTTTATCTGATGTTTATCTGATGTTTATCTGCGGTTATCTGCGTTCATCCGCGGCTGAAAGGCTCGGCCACGGCTGCCTTCAAATACTTCCGAAACTCTTTCGCGACCATTCCGCGCCAGATTTCGCGGAACTGGGCGAAAAGCATGGCTTGGCGTTCATCCAACGCCGCCAGTAGCTTTTCGAGCAGGGCAATCTGTTTGCCTCTGGGGGATAGCCGCCGTTGCCGCGCCAAATCTTTTGACAACATGGCCCGATGTGTCACGCAATCCTGATAATCGCCCAGGATGTCCTGGCCGCGTTTGAGCAATTCGATCAGCAGCGCCAGCCGGTCGGGGTAAAATTCGCGCGTGCTTTCGGCGCTGTAACGCAGCCGTTTGCCCGAGATGCGCAGGTTGTGGATTTCCGCCGCCGTCGGTTCATCATCGGCGTTGGGCCAATGCGAATAGAACTCGTTGAGCCGCGTCAGCAAGATGCGCGTGGCGGTTTTGGCGGCGGGCGTGTCAGGGTGAACTTTTTTAACTTTGAAAGCTTTAGCCATTGATGTTGGGAGAAGAGGGCGAGGTTGCGACCGTCACCATTAGCTTTGGGACTTCGCGTTTGAAGCTCACATAGGTTTCGCCGGCCAGAAAGAGCAACAAGCTTTGAAAGCGGCGTTTGCGCTGTTGGCGCAGCCGTTCGAGCAGATTGACGACCAAAGGGCGCTCGGCGGCGGCCACGAGCGTGAGCTTTGGTTTTAATGAATCCAGCAAGACATCCAGGTCACGCACTTCACCGAGCGCGTCCGCCAGGCTTTGCAGCCAGTCTTTCAGTTGCTGGCGTTCTGCCTTGGTCCAACAGGCGGCGAAATTAATGAGCGTCACGCGCAAACGCCGGGTGGCCACGCGCATGTCATGGATGGCTTCGACGTCGCCCAGCCTAACGCCGGCTTCCTGGCTTAGGATCACGGCGAATTGTTCGGCAAAGACCCGTTGCACCATTTGCGCAGTGCTTTCCTGCGGCGGACTTGTAGCGCGCTCAAGCATAAATTTCCTGTCGGGAGGGAAAGTTTGAGTATGACAGAGTTTAGCGGCAAAGCCTTGTGACTGAGAAGGCGGGCGGAAAATTTCTTGGAAAAATTTGCGCGACGGGCTGGAAGAACGCCGCCATTCCGCATTCTTTGCTAGTGCCAGCAAGATCTGCTGGTGTTGATGAAAAGATCGTGGCGGTCCGATGCCGGTAAGAACCCCCGCTGCGGTTTGTTTTCTCGACTTGCTCTTTGGCCGTGGAGGAATTGCTTGTACCCAGTGAGCAGGCAATTCCTTCACCGCTGTCGCCTCAGCAAGCGCCACTCATCTTCTTTCCAATCACTACTCCGAAACAAATTCATCGCTAATAAATTGATCGTCGCATAGGTTTTTTTGCTGGTGCTGCGTATAATCCACGCGCGTCTCAGCAACGCAATCAAACCTCGGAGGACTCAACGATATGCGCGCAGATTTGGCCGATTGGATCGCCCTCAACATGATTCGTGGCATCGGGCCGCGCACCGCCAATCAATTGCTGGCAGAATTCGGCACACCCGCGCAGGTCTTTGCCGCCTCGCGCCTGTGGCTGGAAAAGCTCGGCCTTAAACCCAATACGATTCAAGAACTGCACGACTCTTCCATCCTGGAAAAAGCCAACGCCGAAATCGAACGTCTAGAGGCCTTGCACGCCCGCGTCATCACGCTCGAAGACGAAGATTACCCGGCGCTGCTGCGCGAGATTCACGATCCGCCGATTGCTTTGTATGTGCGCGGCGATTTGCCCAGAGCCTACGCACAACCGTGTCTGGCCGTGGTCGGTTCGCGGCGCTGTTCAACTTACGGCGTGAATACGGCGCAGATGTTGGCGCGCGATCTGGCTGCCAATGGGTTGACCATCGTGTCGGGCATGGCGCGCGGCATTGACGCTGCCGCGCATCGGGGCGCGTTGGAAGTCGCCGAGGCGGGCGGCCAGACCATCGCTATCGTCGGCACGGGGTTGGAAACGATCTATCCCAAAGAGCACAAAGGCTTGGAAGCGGAAATCATGGCGCACGGCGCGGTCATTTCTGAATTTCCGCTGGGCACGCCGCCGCTGCCGCAAAATTTCCCCTATCGCAACCGCATCCTCAGCGGCTTGTGTTTCGGCGTGTTGGTGGTCGAAGCCGCCGAGCATAGCGGCTCGCTCATCACCGCGCGGCTGGCATATGAACAGGGCCGCGAAGTGTTCGCCGTGCCCGGCAATATCACCTCGCAGACTTCGTTTGGCCCGAATTATCTGATCAAAGACGGCGCAAAACTCGTCCAGCAATGGCGTGATGTAGTCGAAGAATTGCCGCTCGACATGAAAGAGAAAATTCTGGACGTCCAACGGCTTGCCGAGCAGAAAGACGGCAATGTTCAGCCGCTGTTTCCCGCCGTTGAATTCAGCGCCAGCGAACGCCAGTTATTGGAAATTCTTTCCGCCGATGTCCCCGCGCACATTGATCAGTTGTTAATGTCCAGCGGGCTGGCCTCAGCTGAATTGATGAATGCATTGCTTAGCCTGGAAATGAAAGATAGAATCCGAGAGCTTCCGGGCAAGAGTTTTATCAAACGGCTGTAAGCAGCGAAGGCATTATCTGAAGTGAGCGTCATAATGGAAATTTGGGGCTGGGTGAGCGGCAGTGTCGAATGGTTAAAGACCCTCGTCTTTGGTGTTTCCGATCAGGTGATTGCTTTGCCAGTCTATTGGGCCGCCCCGCTGATGATTTTGGTGGGGGCGGCAGATTCCTCCCTCCTCTCTTTGCCCGAAGTCAATGACATCATCACCATCACGCGCATCGCGCATAACCCGGCTGAGGTCTGGTTCTTTCCGCTCTTTCCGGCCCTTGGGTCGGTGTTGGGTTGCTCATTGTTGTATTACCTGGCGAGACAGGGGCGCGATACGATTACGAAACGCTTCCACCCGGAAGCGATCAAGCGGGTCGAATTGATCTATCGCCGTTGGGGCTTTTTGTCGCTGGCGATACCGGCGCTGTTGCCGCCACCACTGCCGTTCAAGATTTTTGTGGCGACGGCCGGCGCGCTGGGCTATCCGCCCAAACGCTTTGCCGCCGTGGTGATGATCGCCCGCACGATACGCTATTACTTTTGGGGCTTTGCCGCGTGGGTTTATCGCGAAGAGGTTTTGCAGGCCTTAAAATGGCTGGAAGCGCATTTCGAGCTTATCCTCGGCGCAGTGGTGGGCGGCATCGTTTTCTTTTTCTTAATACGTTGGTTGCTGATGGTGATGAAAAGCCGCGCGCTCAGGGCCGAGGCTTCTTATTCGGATTGAACTTGTCCGGCAAGCTGTCAGCTTGCCGTTGTGTCGGAAGATGACCCCCTTCCGGTTGAATTACTAACTGATGTTACGCGGTGGAAGTTTGACGATTCAGTTTGACCGTGAAAGACGGCGGTTTTTGTGCGCCGGAGGCGCAAGGGACATTAGCCGGTGGTGGAGCGCGGCGCGGAACCACCGGACGGCCAAAGCGCAGCGCGCCAAGCCCTGGAAAGGGCGACAGACGAACTGTGGTCTAGCGCCCTTTCAGGGCTGGGAATCAATCCTGACGCGGTTCCGGTGGTTCCGCGCGACGCTCCACCACCGGCTAATGTCCCTTGCGCCTCCGGCGCGAAGAAGACTGCCAAATTAAAACTCAATCTTTTCACTGCGTAACATGAGTTACTAAAATTATCGAGATCGCAGCAAGCTGGCAGCTTGCCGCTACCGTTGAGGCTTCATCCTTGAAATCATTCGTTGCCAAACTCACCGCCTGGCTCAAATCCGTCCAGGCCGCCCTTATTGCGTTCGGCGCATTCGGTATCTTTACCATCGCTTTGTTGGACGCTTCCTTTCTGCCGTTACCCGGCGGGCCGGACGCCGTCGTGATGACGCTTTCGCATTTGAATCACACCCTGATGCCGCTGTATGTGTTGGCGGCAGTGTTGGGTTCGACACTGGGGTGTTTGTTGCCCTATTGGATTGGCTACAAAACCGGCGCGGCGGCCTTGCGCAAATTCAGCCCGGAACGGCGTGACCGCGTCAGTCAATTATTGGATCGGTACGACACCTGGGCCATGCTGGTCGGTGCAATTCTGCCGCCGCCCTTTCCTTTCAAAATCTTTTTGATTTCGGCGGGCGTCTTTCGCGTCAAAGTCTGGCGCTTCCTGCTGGCGCTCTTCATCGGACGTTGTGTGCGCTATGGATTGGAAGGCTGGATGGCCGTGCGCTATGGCGAACACGCGGCGGATTTGTTCAAACAGCATTATCCAAAGATCGGGCTGGTGCTGGCGGCAGTGATCATTGTGTTCCTCATCGTCAATACGTTGCGCAATCGGAAGAATAGTGACGACGAGGGCGGGGAATTGCCCGATGCCGTTTGAGCGTGCCGAGAAAACGTAAGCCGCAGATAAACAACCAATTTTATCTGCGGCTTGCTTCTTCAAACTCACTTCAGCTTCACCACTTTTTCCAACCACCATTCTCCACCCGTCTGACTCACCACCAGCGTCGCGGTGATGCGGTCGCCGACTTTGAGCCGCTCAAACAGCCGTTTGTCTTTGAGTGGAAACTTCATCGTCATCGCTTCCATGTAATCGGCAATCGCCTCGTGTTCGACCTCGGCCAGCGACAACTGCGGGTAGAGCGCATAGATTTTGCCTTTCAGCACATAGCGTTTCGGCGGCGTGCCAGGCGGATATGGTGTGGGCGCGGGCTGCTGCTCCACACGGCGTGGGACGATGCCGGTTGCTGATGGCGGCGGGGTGGGCGTCGGCGTTGGTTTTTTCGTCTGCGCCGCGCGTTTGCGCCCGGTTTGCGCAGGTGCCCCTTGCGTCAGGCCAAGCACTACGCACAGTCCGCCAAGCAACATCATTCGATAACAACCAGGCATGACTTTCTCCGCTTATTTCTTCCACGCCAGCTTGCCCATAGCGCGCCAGGTGGTCAGTTTGATGCCCAATTCTTTCAGCAGCGCCCGCGTTTCAGGATCGGTGAATGACAGAAAGTCGGCATGGCGTTGTTGCCACGAACCGGTGATGC
This window harbors:
- a CDS encoding acyltransferase — protein: MQASTTRRYADQSRSLQLDFIRGFAILMVLGRHPTWYPQFAGKLEGFAHVWGLFGLTAIDLFFVLSGFLIGGLLFKEWKQSGRIDTVRFLIRRGLKIWPAYFVYVVFVLLAYIWEGTHGTPRQVFALMLPNFVHLQSYVLTPAVHTWSLAVEEHFYLALPFIVALASNPQPDWRKALRVFVLLIAGYAALLTLTYFLLHWLTLGAAPLEMQEYLRSYLNPRFLLFLGVQLTIITAFLTFAPCLQPAQGKHFPAIPLIAFGMLTLGLALRIVSQQMKEQLGLNWTFLFFSTHLRTDGIFFGVLLGYLNHLHPEVLKSILQHRRWLLLGGALFVLAGIVVPEKGGEFFYMPGFTVLGLGYAALLMATVFTPLGEGLLGKFLASRLSRLIAWVGLHSYSIYLWHLNPFRYRFDKWFYEALQPWLPVTARWAIVMAVYVVLSCLYGAALGKLIEQPLLHWRDRIFPARANAMAELRPADVQ
- a CDS encoding pentapeptide repeat-containing protein; its protein translation is MGASFSAEAYFSRASFSAEANFEGASFSAKARFSGANFSADAYFMGASFSAEADFYGASFKDYAHFAGSKERKALGEKAYLDLQFAKFEKPERVSFHTLILRPNWFINVDSRKFEFVDVEWNFRLKEELKSASEAKVSAPHRLLAITYRQLADNAEANHRYHEASRFRYNAFEARRIEKFHGFVPWRLDWWYWLASGYGESVGRAFLVFVALLALLTLGYKRSEFVPTAPTAAPPATVVANTAPPTAPDLPPKRLGWREAALYSFNVSILQKPEPKPKGLWSSFLVSLETVLGPAQAALLALAVRRRFMR
- a CDS encoding enoyl-CoA hydratase/isomerase family protein yields the protein MEFREIIYAKDQHVATITLNRPAKLNAYSEVMVHELLAALADARDDDAVRAVILTGAGRGFCSGGDISTDFQYPARYRGHKMEAMLEMRENMHVLVKFLRRFDKPTIAAVNGAAVAGGLTLALCCDFRIAAESAKLGDTSLKFALIPDEGGAYLFPKFMGLEKALKMSLFSEVYPARQAKELGLVTEVVPDAELMATARAWAERLAAGPPIAIRMTKRMMYKQQTMDLENALEDAALSVMVTNYCEDVKEGTAAFHEKRQPQFKGK
- a CDS encoding YfhO family protein, whose translation is MRLSSKAITILLLTLLPFIYFYPAVLGDVTLLPGDGWLQNLGVRIFIGERLRHGELALWNPYIFAGMPLLASVYPGALYPPNWLFAVFAPRLAANLVVITTFHIALIGTYLFARKSGSNRVGALLAGVAFSFGGFMVNHISQTSRIAAAVWLPWVLLALAGCVEAAMVGSRWRAWRWVALGALFIALQFFAGEPQMLIFTALVCGFYCLFALGQFSDWRQRGYFLVACVALVTVGVLFAQMQLQPSLELLAQSERNDPGALFFAGYSYPPWQLPALIFPYFFGGAFFGPYHTEYWGRDIAGIMCGYVGLLTWLLACVAVGKGRRDRRVWLWVTVAVVAVVLSFGGYLPFGLNELLYRVPGYKTFRGLYRHQYELTFALALLAALGVTKLGELNDTPRRQAARFGIIALGVVVSVVAVLFRFFPNKLASLPLPANASSLMNPEAFVPLVSFVLSALAVWFYVIPQSVISNLKSATLLIVLLLDVTAYGHFFHWKTGKFDVAQRLADPPAVQAIKAREADLNSFRLAHLMLLPYDYTANWPADDNFDRLDYPNTSMARGLQSVAGYDILRPIRIGEMTGTANSAIAGFLQESGSFAVADRDFDLLNVKYLLVGQGGAKGKETGTTFDGMHFAQSPWNLDFKPGLTLTTDASGVAATELAVVSTLTNSTSLPDGAPVVKLKLFARDGRVIERELQAGRDSSEWAYDRADVRANIRHQRARIFASTAAGEFESHQYFTRLPFERAEIERIEWMQVCTDASIVLLNVALHEAATGRSTPVAPYYLPPERWRKLGQFEQVALYENLRQLPRAWFVSEARALPKAQVLATIRNSKLPDGAPFDPAHTALFDLEDFGSGEVRLPPVTAAANARVEVTRYEPQRISLTTHNEQPGLLMLSEMYDLGWYAYIDGQKTPVQRVDYNLRGVAVPAGAQRVEFVYQAPAFRKGLGYAAAGVLLLLLGGLFCWRQTSGQLKSSLAADER
- a CDS encoding enoyl-CoA hydratase encodes the protein MVSYQQAGSLLYIYPGGNIVADEVILTQVENKVATLTFNRPEKLNALSRELLSQSIEVLKQWGRDPEIGAIVVTGAGRAFCAGGDVGNMAKENDAPPQTLEQQIDGLREMQELSWLLYNLPKVTLAAVNGHAMGAGLGVCLACDLRIASENAKFGTAYAKVGFGGDFGTTWLLARYAGAPKAKELFFLGDIIDATEAHRIGLINRVLPHDSLLSEVQAIATRIAHGPLTSYRYMKANVNLAMTTDFRTLLDREAETHLRCGQTEDHKEGVRAFLEKRPPNFSGR